Proteins encoded together in one Nocardioides marinisabuli window:
- a CDS encoding ABC transporter permease, translating to MSPRLRIALLLAPALLVVGVFVVGGVLQAVLQSLGYAPVVGESRWTLDAYRRVVADPAVRASLLLTARVSLISTAAAAVLGTALALLVRRLGGRRRLAALFHGTLAVPHLVGALAIGLLLSPSGLLSRAAYRLGLVDSVQDVPALTQDAFGWGIIAEYTWKETPFVAVVALAALSRRVGDLEDVAATLGASRWQRLREVTLPVLAPPVAAASVLVLAFVTASYEVPRLLGRPYPATLSVEAFQRYRDIDLTSRPEAMALAVLIALLTTVAALVYLRLVGGLTRRSL from the coding sequence GTGAGCCCGCGCCTGCGCATCGCCCTGCTCCTGGCCCCGGCCCTGCTGGTCGTCGGCGTCTTCGTCGTGGGCGGGGTGCTCCAGGCCGTGCTCCAGAGCCTCGGGTACGCACCGGTCGTGGGGGAGTCGCGGTGGACGCTCGACGCCTACCGCCGCGTGGTCGCCGACCCCGCGGTGCGCGCCTCCCTGCTGCTCACCGCCCGGGTCTCGCTGATCTCGACCGCGGCCGCCGCCGTCCTCGGCACCGCGCTCGCCCTGCTGGTGCGCCGGCTGGGAGGACGCCGCCGGCTCGCCGCGCTGTTCCACGGCACCCTGGCGGTGCCGCACCTGGTGGGGGCGCTGGCCATCGGCCTGCTGCTCTCGCCCTCCGGCCTGCTCTCGCGGGCGGCGTACCGCCTCGGGCTGGTCGACTCGGTGCAGGACGTGCCCGCGCTGACCCAGGACGCCTTCGGCTGGGGGATCATCGCGGAGTACACCTGGAAGGAGACGCCCTTCGTCGCGGTCGTGGCGCTCGCGGCGCTGAGCCGCCGCGTCGGCGACCTCGAGGACGTCGCCGCGACCCTGGGCGCCTCGCGCTGGCAGCGGCTGCGCGAGGTGACGCTGCCGGTGCTCGCCCCGCCGGTGGCGGCCGCCTCGGTGCTGGTGCTGGCCTTCGTCACCGCCTCCTACGAGGTGCCGCGGCTGCTGGGTCGCCCCTACCCGGCGACGCTGTCGGTGGAGGCCTTCCAGCGCTACCGCGACATCGACCTGACCTCGCGGCCCGAGGCGATGGCGCTCGCGGTGCTGATCGCGCTGCTGACCACCGTCGCGGCGCTGGTCTACCTGCGCCTCGTCGGCGGGCTCACGAGGCGGTCGCTGTGA
- a CDS encoding ABC transporter substrate-binding protein has product MTRPARAAALTATLAATALLASACGGGPEEAVAVDTSDWDAVLAQAEGQSVDWYMYGGDQRLNDFVNGEVADRLAALGITLNQVKITDTAEAVNKVLGEQQAGRTSGGSVDAIWVNGENFATGVQADLWACGWTADLPNARYVDLDDPAVATDFGVPVEGCEAAWQQASSALVYDSAVLDEADVESVESLLAWTAREPGRFTHPAPPDFTGSMAVRTFLYDTLGAETVTAAAEDGGLDDAVYEQARDETFDRLVAASDGFWRGGETYPVSQEEVEKLYADGEISAFLTYGPGAVSSLVADGVFPGSTRETVLSVGNISNVSFVGVPANAEDRAGAMVLADVLQDPEVQLGLYEATGIFPVVDLDTLDPALAERFAAVDAGPSVLTPAELTADALPELDSATLARIEDDWRAQVLRGEE; this is encoded by the coding sequence GTGACCCGCCCCGCCCGCGCCGCCGCCCTGACGGCGACGCTCGCCGCCACCGCCCTGCTCGCCTCCGCGTGCGGCGGCGGGCCGGAGGAGGCCGTCGCCGTGGACACCTCCGACTGGGACGCCGTCCTCGCCCAGGCCGAGGGCCAGAGCGTCGACTGGTACATGTACGGCGGCGACCAGCGGCTCAACGACTTCGTCAACGGCGAGGTGGCCGACCGGCTGGCCGCGCTGGGCATCACGCTCAACCAGGTCAAGATCACCGACACCGCTGAGGCGGTCAACAAGGTGCTCGGCGAGCAGCAGGCCGGGCGCACCTCGGGCGGGTCGGTCGACGCGATCTGGGTCAACGGCGAGAACTTCGCCACCGGTGTGCAGGCCGACCTGTGGGCCTGCGGCTGGACCGCCGACCTGCCCAACGCCCGGTACGTCGACCTCGACGACCCGGCGGTGGCCACCGACTTCGGGGTGCCGGTCGAGGGCTGCGAGGCGGCCTGGCAGCAGGCCAGCTCGGCGCTGGTCTACGACAGCGCGGTGCTCGACGAGGCCGACGTCGAGTCGGTCGAGTCGCTGCTGGCCTGGACCGCCCGGGAGCCGGGGCGCTTCACCCACCCCGCCCCGCCCGACTTCACCGGCTCGATGGCGGTGCGCACCTTCCTCTACGACACCCTCGGCGCCGAGACGGTCACCGCCGCGGCCGAGGACGGCGGGCTCGACGACGCCGTCTACGAGCAGGCCCGCGACGAGACCTTCGACCGCCTCGTGGCGGCCTCCGACGGCTTCTGGCGCGGCGGCGAGACCTACCCGGTCAGCCAGGAGGAGGTCGAGAAGCTCTACGCCGACGGCGAGATCAGCGCCTTCCTGACCTACGGCCCCGGGGCGGTGAGCAGCCTGGTGGCCGACGGCGTCTTCCCCGGGAGCACCCGCGAGACCGTGCTGTCGGTCGGCAACATCTCCAACGTCTCCTTCGTCGGCGTGCCCGCCAACGCGGAGGACCGGGCGGGGGCGATGGTGCTCGCCGACGTGCTGCAGGACCCCGAGGTCCAGCTGGGGCTCTACGAGGCCACCGGCATCTTCCCGGTCGTCGACCTCGACACCCTCGACCCCGCCCTGGCCGAGCGCTTCGCCGCGGTCGACGCGGGCCCCTCGGTGCTGACCCCCGCCGAGCTCACCGCCGACGCCCTGCCCGAGCTCGACAGCGCGACCCTCGCCCGCATCGAGGACGACTGGAGGGCACAGGTCCTGCGGGGCGAGGAGTGA
- a CDS encoding CDP-alcohol phosphatidyltransferase family protein — MLDAPARRALGPGLDAAAAGLDRLGVRPLAVTGLGWLVGLAACVAVATSHWSTALVLWLANRLLDGLDGPLARRRGATDLGGYLDLLADFSVYGGFVLAVGVAVPEARLACLVLLLTYYVSGTAFLTLAPLLEKRGARGDGRSVLFVGGLAEGTETVLAYAVLCLLPGHAETVLWVFAAMVALTALQRIALGVRSLGERSPGIQDRRPLRTTPETRPAEETP; from the coding sequence GTGCTCGACGCACCCGCGCGCCGCGCCCTCGGTCCGGGCCTCGACGCGGCCGCGGCCGGCCTCGACCGGCTGGGCGTGCGTCCGCTGGCCGTCACCGGTCTCGGCTGGCTGGTGGGCCTCGCCGCGTGCGTCGCCGTGGCCACCTCGCACTGGTCGACGGCGCTGGTCCTGTGGTTGGCCAACCGGCTCCTCGACGGCCTCGACGGCCCCCTCGCTCGCCGCCGCGGCGCCACCGACCTGGGCGGCTACCTCGACCTGCTCGCCGACTTCAGCGTGTACGGCGGATTCGTGCTCGCGGTCGGGGTCGCCGTGCCCGAGGCGCGGCTGGCCTGCCTGGTGCTGCTGCTGACCTACTACGTGTCGGGGACCGCCTTCCTGACCCTCGCGCCGCTGCTGGAGAAGCGCGGCGCCCGCGGCGACGGCCGCTCCGTGCTCTTCGTCGGTGGCCTGGCCGAGGGCACCGAGACCGTGCTGGCCTACGCCGTGCTGTGCCTGCTGCCCGGCCACGCCGAGACCGTGCTGTGGGTCTTCGCCGCGATGGTCGCCCTGACCGCCCTCCAGCGCATCGCCCTGGGTGTGCGGAGCCTGGGTGAGCGGAGCCCGGGCATCCAGGACCGGCGGCCGCTCCGAACCACCCCCGAGACCCGCCCTGCCGAGGAGACCCCGTGA
- a CDS encoding MFS transporter yields MVEQQDVPRATTGRSDALAPWSGGDGGDEPDPRRWRIFAVSLVVGFMALLDVTIVNVAIPSIQEGLDTSTGTVQWVVSGYALSFGLVLVTGGRLGDAYGRRRLLLVGLGLFVLTSAAVGLAPGVELVILARLLQGAAAGLLTPQNSGLIQELFSGRERGRAFGIFGLTVSVSAALGPVLGGLIISLFGEEDGWRWIFLVNVPIGLAALVAVLRLVPHTPARGAGETRPRLDPLGSALLGAAVLLLLYPVVRAESGNYLWLLLLPLAPVVGALFVRWEHRVVRRGGAPLLDVTLLRRTPGFANGIAVGTLYFTGFTGLVLVLSIHLQTEMGLAPLTAGLLLTGFALGSAISAPLAGRVVTTVGRQLSVAALVTVVAAVLVMAVLVPGRDGGALWALLPPLLFVGGLGGGAVISPNFTLTLDRVPPRMGGAAGGALQTGQRIGSAVGSALGVTAYTVALGMWGPDAGLRTAFLTSAALVSLALVAAVVALRDERAGREA; encoded by the coding sequence ATGGTCGAGCAGCAGGACGTCCCGCGCGCCACCACGGGGCGCAGCGACGCCCTCGCACCCTGGTCCGGCGGCGACGGCGGGGACGAGCCCGACCCGCGGCGCTGGCGGATCTTCGCGGTCTCGCTGGTGGTCGGCTTCATGGCGCTGCTCGACGTGACCATCGTCAACGTGGCGATCCCCTCGATCCAGGAGGGCCTCGACACCTCGACCGGCACCGTGCAGTGGGTGGTCTCCGGCTACGCGCTGAGCTTCGGGCTGGTGCTCGTGACCGGTGGCCGGCTCGGTGACGCCTACGGGCGCCGGCGGCTGCTGCTCGTCGGGCTGGGCCTCTTCGTGCTCACCAGCGCGGCCGTCGGCCTCGCGCCCGGCGTCGAGCTGGTGATCCTGGCCCGGCTGCTGCAGGGCGCGGCCGCAGGCCTGCTGACCCCGCAGAACTCGGGGCTGATCCAGGAGCTCTTCTCGGGCCGCGAGCGAGGGCGCGCCTTCGGGATCTTCGGCCTGACGGTCTCGGTCTCCGCGGCCCTCGGCCCGGTGCTGGGCGGGCTGATCATCTCGCTCTTCGGCGAGGAGGACGGCTGGCGCTGGATCTTCCTGGTCAACGTGCCGATCGGGCTGGCAGCGCTGGTGGCGGTGCTGCGGCTGGTGCCGCACACCCCTGCGCGCGGGGCCGGCGAGACCCGTCCGCGGCTCGACCCGCTGGGCTCGGCACTGCTGGGTGCCGCGGTCCTCCTGCTGCTCTACCCGGTGGTCCGGGCCGAGAGCGGCAACTACCTGTGGCTGCTCCTGCTGCCGCTCGCGCCCGTGGTGGGCGCGTTGTTCGTGCGCTGGGAGCACCGCGTCGTACGCCGGGGCGGCGCGCCGCTGCTCGACGTCACCCTGCTGCGGCGCACGCCCGGCTTCGCCAACGGCATCGCGGTCGGCACCCTCTACTTCACCGGGTTCACCGGCCTGGTGCTCGTGCTCTCGATCCACCTGCAGACCGAGATGGGGCTCGCGCCGCTGACGGCCGGGCTGCTGCTCACCGGCTTCGCCCTCGGCTCGGCGATCTCGGCTCCGCTGGCGGGGCGGGTGGTGACGACGGTGGGTCGCCAGCTCAGCGTCGCCGCGCTGGTGACCGTCGTCGCGGCGGTGCTCGTGATGGCGGTGCTGGTGCCCGGGCGCGACGGGGGCGCCCTGTGGGCGCTGCTGCCGCCGCTGCTCTTCGTGGGCGGCCTGGGTGGCGGCGCAGTGATTTCGCCGAACTTCACCCTCACCCTCGACCGGGTGCCGCCGCGGATGGGCGGCGCCGCCGGCGGCGCACTGCAGACCGGTCAGCGCATCGGCTCGGCCGTGGGCTCGGCCCTCGGCGTCACCGCCTACACGGTGGCCCTGGGGATGTGGGGCCCCGACGCGGGGCTGCGCACGGCCTTCCTGACCTCGGCGGCGCTGGTGTCGCTGGCGCTGGTCGCGGCGGTCGTGGCCCTGCGCGACGAACGCGCCGGCCGCGAGGCCTGA
- a CDS encoding type 1 glutamine amidotransferase domain-containing protein — MSKILFVVTGARHWTLKDGTEHPTGYWAEELVAPFQVFTGAGHQVVVATPGGVQPVVDEGSLAAEANGGQENADALRKAIDEIEQLRSPESLDLVDPTAYDAVFYPGGHGPMEDLSGDADSARLLVQTLESGKPLGIVCHAPAALLATEGEDGSPFSGYKLTGFTNAEETQAGLAEGAPWLLQDRLVALGADFQEADPWSENVVVDRSLFTGQNPASSGPLAKRMLESIGS; from the coding sequence ATGAGCAAGATCCTCTTCGTCGTCACCGGCGCCCGCCACTGGACCCTCAAGGACGGCACCGAGCACCCCACCGGCTACTGGGCCGAGGAGCTCGTCGCGCCCTTCCAGGTCTTCACCGGCGCCGGCCACCAGGTCGTCGTCGCCACCCCCGGTGGCGTGCAGCCCGTGGTCGACGAGGGCAGCCTCGCCGCGGAGGCCAACGGCGGGCAGGAGAACGCCGACGCGCTGCGCAAGGCCATCGACGAGATCGAGCAGCTGCGCTCGCCCGAGTCGCTCGACCTGGTCGACCCCACCGCCTACGACGCGGTGTTCTACCCGGGCGGCCACGGCCCGATGGAGGACCTCTCCGGCGACGCCGACTCCGCCCGCCTGCTGGTGCAGACCCTCGAGTCGGGCAAGCCGCTGGGCATCGTGTGCCACGCGCCCGCCGCGCTGCTCGCGACCGAGGGCGAGGACGGCTCGCCCTTCTCCGGCTACAAGCTGACCGGCTTCACCAACGCCGAGGAGACCCAGGCCGGGCTGGCCGAGGGTGCGCCGTGGCTGCTGCAGGACCGGCTCGTCGCCCTGGGGGCCGACTTCCAGGAGGCCGACCCGTGGTCCGAGAACGTCGTGGTCGACCGCTCGCTGTTCACCGGCCAGAACCCCGCCTCGTCGGGGCCGCTGGCGAAGCGGATGCTCGAGTCGATCGGCTCCTGA
- the purB gene encoding adenylosuccinate lyase — MTVPNVLATRYAAADLAQIWSPEHKIVLERELWVAVLKAQRDLGISVPEGVVEAYERVVAQGADAVDLASIAARERITRHDVKARIEEFSALAGHEHIHKGMTSRDLTENVEQLQVKQSLELLRDRAVATLTRLGRLAAEHETTVMAGRSHNVAAQATTLGKRFASVADEMLVSLERVEDLLGRYPLRGIKGPMGTAQDMLDLLDGDEDKLVDLEQRVAAHLGFERVLTSVGQVYPRSLDFDVLSALVQLTAGPSNLATTIRLMAGNEIVTEGFKEGQVGSSAMPHKMNTRSCERVNGLAVVTRGYLSMVGELAGDQWNEGDVSCSVVRRVALPDAFFAVDGLFQTFLTVLDEFGAFPAVIQRELDRYLPFLATTKVLMAAVRNGVGRESAHEAIKEAAVGTALSMRQGQAENDVFAKLAADERLGLTETQLESLVAEPIAFTGAAVAQTQAVVRRVAALAEQHPVAAAYAPGAIL; from the coding sequence GTGACCGTCCCGAACGTCCTCGCCACCCGCTACGCCGCCGCCGACCTGGCCCAGATCTGGTCGCCCGAGCACAAGATCGTGCTCGAGCGCGAGCTGTGGGTGGCGGTGCTCAAGGCCCAGCGCGACCTCGGCATCTCGGTGCCCGAGGGGGTCGTCGAGGCGTACGAGCGGGTGGTCGCGCAGGGTGCCGACGCGGTCGACCTGGCCTCGATCGCCGCCCGCGAGAGGATCACCCGCCACGACGTGAAGGCCCGCATCGAGGAGTTCTCGGCGCTGGCGGGGCACGAGCACATTCACAAGGGCATGACCAGCCGCGACCTGACCGAGAACGTCGAGCAGCTGCAGGTCAAGCAGTCCCTCGAGCTGCTGCGCGACCGGGCCGTGGCCACGCTGACCCGCCTGGGCCGCCTGGCCGCCGAGCACGAGACCACCGTGATGGCCGGCCGCTCCCACAACGTCGCCGCGCAGGCGACCACCCTGGGCAAGCGCTTCGCCAGCGTCGCCGACGAGATGCTGGTCAGCCTCGAGCGGGTCGAGGACCTGCTGGGGCGCTACCCGCTGCGCGGCATCAAGGGCCCGATGGGCACCGCCCAGGACATGCTCGACCTGCTCGACGGCGACGAGGACAAGCTGGTCGACCTCGAGCAGCGCGTCGCCGCCCACCTCGGCTTCGAGCGGGTGCTGACCAGCGTGGGCCAGGTCTACCCGCGCAGCCTCGACTTCGACGTGCTCTCGGCGCTCGTCCAGCTCACCGCCGGCCCCTCGAACCTGGCCACCACGATCCGGCTGATGGCCGGCAACGAGATCGTCACCGAGGGGTTCAAGGAGGGCCAGGTCGGCTCCTCGGCGATGCCGCACAAGATGAACACCCGCTCCTGCGAGCGGGTCAACGGGCTGGCCGTCGTCACCCGCGGCTACCTCTCGATGGTCGGCGAGCTCGCCGGCGACCAGTGGAACGAGGGCGACGTCTCCTGCTCGGTGGTGCGCCGCGTCGCGCTGCCCGACGCGTTCTTCGCCGTCGACGGCCTCTTCCAGACCTTCCTGACCGTGCTCGACGAGTTCGGCGCATTCCCCGCGGTGATCCAGCGCGAGCTCGACCGCTACCTGCCGTTCCTGGCCACCACCAAGGTGCTGATGGCCGCGGTGCGCAACGGCGTGGGCCGCGAGAGCGCCCACGAGGCCATCAAGGAGGCGGCGGTCGGCACGGCGCTGTCGATGCGCCAGGGCCAGGCCGAGAACGACGTCTTCGCCAAGCTCGCCGCCGACGAGCGGCTCGGGCTCACCGAGACGCAGCTCGAGAGCCTGGTCGCAGAGCCGATCGCCTTCACCGGCGCCGCGGTCGCCCAGACCCAGGCCGTCGTACGCCGCGTGGCGGCGCTCGCCGAGCAGCACCCCGTCGCGGCGGCGTACGCACCCGGCGCGATCCTGTAG
- the purD gene encoding phosphoribosylamine--glycine ligase translates to MTVLVIGTGGREHALSRALAHDAGVAAVHCAPGNPGVSAVAELHDVDPMDGTAVADLAERLGADLVVVGPEAPLVAGVADVVRERGTAVFGPSAAAAQLEGSKAFAKDVMAAAGVPTAAATSCTTADEVAAALDAHGAPYVVKDDGLAAGKGVVVTSDRDEALAHAAGCERVLVEEFLDGPEVSLFAICGWDEEQGAVVHPLQPAQDFKRIRDGDEGPNTGGMGAYTPLPWAPEGLVDEVLATVLRPTVEEMARRGTPFTGLLYAGLALTSRGVRVVEFNARFGDPETQPLLALLDSPLSPLLLGSATGTLADVPAPQWRSGAAVGVVMASAGYPESSSKGDVISGLEAAEALPDVHVIHAGTALGGDGEVVTAGGRVLAVVGTGDSLPAARAAAYDGVGAISFAGAQHRTDIALKAAEQG, encoded by the coding sequence CTGACCGTCCTCGTCATCGGCACCGGTGGCCGCGAGCACGCGCTGTCGCGGGCCCTGGCCCACGACGCCGGCGTCGCCGCGGTGCACTGCGCCCCCGGCAACCCGGGGGTCTCGGCGGTCGCCGAGCTCCACGACGTCGACCCGATGGACGGCACGGCGGTGGCCGACCTGGCCGAGCGCCTCGGCGCCGACCTGGTCGTGGTGGGCCCCGAGGCGCCCCTGGTCGCCGGGGTCGCCGACGTCGTGCGCGAGCGCGGCACCGCGGTCTTCGGCCCCTCGGCCGCCGCGGCGCAGCTCGAGGGCTCCAAGGCCTTCGCCAAGGACGTGATGGCCGCCGCCGGGGTGCCGACCGCCGCCGCCACCAGCTGCACCACCGCCGACGAGGTCGCCGCCGCGCTCGACGCCCACGGGGCGCCGTACGTCGTCAAGGACGACGGCCTGGCCGCCGGCAAGGGCGTCGTGGTGACCTCCGACCGCGACGAGGCGCTGGCCCACGCCGCCGGCTGCGAGCGGGTGCTCGTCGAGGAGTTCCTCGACGGCCCCGAGGTCTCGCTGTTCGCGATCTGCGGCTGGGACGAGGAGCAGGGCGCCGTGGTGCACCCGCTGCAGCCCGCCCAGGACTTCAAGCGCATCCGCGACGGCGACGAGGGCCCCAACACCGGCGGCATGGGCGCCTACACGCCGCTGCCCTGGGCGCCCGAGGGCCTCGTCGACGAGGTCCTGGCCACCGTGCTGCGCCCCACGGTCGAGGAGATGGCGCGCCGTGGCACCCCCTTCACCGGCCTGCTGTACGCCGGCCTGGCGCTGACCTCGCGCGGCGTGCGGGTCGTGGAGTTCAACGCCCGCTTCGGCGATCCCGAGACCCAGCCGCTGCTGGCGCTCCTCGACTCCCCGCTCTCCCCGCTGCTCCTCGGCTCCGCCACCGGCACCCTGGCCGACGTGCCCGCCCCGCAGTGGCGCTCCGGCGCGGCGGTGGGTGTGGTGATGGCCAGCGCCGGCTACCCCGAGTCCTCCTCGAAGGGTGACGTCATCAGCGGCCTCGAGGCCGCCGAGGCGCTGCCCGACGTGCACGTCATCCACGCCGGCACCGCGCTCGGCGGCGACGGCGAGGTCGTCACGGCCGGCGGCCGCGTGCTGGCCGTGGTCGGCACCGGTGACTCGCTCCCCGCCGCGCGCGCCGCGGCGTACGACGGGGTCGGGGCGATCTCCTTCGCCGGCGCCCAGCACCGCACCGACATCGCGCTGAAGGCCGCCGAGCAGGGCTGA
- a CDS encoding adenylosuccinate synthase, translating to MPAIAIIGAQWGDEGKGKATDLLGSSVDYVVKFNGGNNAGHTVVIGDQKYALHLLPSGILTPGCTPVIGNGVVVDLNVLFQEIEGLEARGVDTGKLVVSASAHVIADYNRTVDKVTERFLGSRRLGTTGRGIGPTYADKMNRIGIRVQDIFDEKILRQKIEGALELKGQVLTKIYNRRAPSVDETLEELLQYADRLRPMVADTGLLLNQALDRGETVLLEAGQATLLDVDHGTYPFVTSSSATAGGACTGSGIPPMRMDQVIGIVKAYTTRVGEGPFPTELFDDNGAHLASVGAEFGTTTGRQRRCGWYDAVIARYAARVNGVTDFVLTKLDVLTGLETIPVCVAYDVGGVRHDEMPVNQTDFHHAQPIFEELPGWTEDISGARSMDDLPANAQAYVRRVEELSGARISAVGVGPDREATVVVHPLI from the coding sequence ATGCCCGCTATCGCCATCATCGGAGCCCAGTGGGGCGACGAGGGCAAGGGGAAGGCCACCGACCTCCTCGGTTCCAGCGTCGACTACGTCGTGAAGTTCAACGGCGGCAACAACGCCGGCCACACCGTGGTCATCGGGGACCAGAAGTACGCCCTGCACCTGCTGCCCAGCGGCATCCTGACCCCGGGCTGCACCCCCGTCATCGGCAACGGGGTGGTCGTCGACCTCAACGTGCTGTTCCAGGAGATCGAGGGCCTCGAGGCCCGCGGCGTCGACACCGGCAAGCTGGTCGTCAGCGCCAGCGCGCACGTGATCGCCGACTACAACCGCACGGTCGACAAGGTCACGGAACGCTTCCTCGGCTCGCGCCGCCTGGGCACCACCGGGCGCGGCATCGGCCCGACGTACGCCGACAAGATGAACCGCATCGGCATCCGGGTGCAGGACATCTTCGACGAGAAGATCCTGCGCCAGAAGATCGAGGGCGCCCTCGAGCTCAAGGGCCAGGTGCTCACCAAGATCTACAACCGCCGCGCCCCCTCGGTCGACGAGACCCTCGAGGAGCTGCTGCAGTACGCCGACCGGCTGCGCCCGATGGTCGCCGACACCGGCCTGCTGCTCAACCAGGCCCTCGACCGCGGCGAGACCGTGCTGCTCGAGGCCGGCCAGGCCACGCTGCTCGACGTCGACCACGGCACCTACCCCTTCGTGACCTCCTCGTCGGCCACCGCCGGCGGCGCCTGCACCGGCTCGGGCATCCCGCCGATGCGGATGGACCAGGTCATCGGCATCGTCAAGGCCTACACGACCCGCGTCGGCGAGGGCCCGTTCCCCACCGAGCTCTTCGACGACAACGGCGCCCACCTGGCCAGCGTCGGCGCCGAGTTCGGCACCACGACCGGTCGCCAGCGCCGCTGCGGCTGGTACGACGCCGTCATCGCCCGCTACGCCGCGCGGGTCAACGGCGTGACCGACTTCGTGCTCACCAAGCTCGACGTGCTCACCGGCCTCGAGACGATCCCGGTGTGCGTGGCCTACGACGTGGGCGGGGTCCGCCACGACGAGATGCCGGTCAACCAGACCGACTTCCACCACGCGCAGCCGATCTTCGAGGAGCTGCCCGGCTGGACCGAGGACATCAGCGGCGCGCGGAGCATGGACGACCTGCCCGCCAACGCCCAGGCCTACGTGCGCCGCGTCGAGGAGCTGTCGGGGGCGCGGATCTCCGCGGTCGGCGTCGGTCCGGACCGTGAGGCCACCGTGGTCGTCCACCCGCTGATCTGA
- a CDS encoding diacylglycerol/lipid kinase family protein, giving the protein MEPLLVIKNSDAGTADEETLERGLAVLRARTSVEVAGTSNPGELNGVLHRAGSRRIVVAGGDGSLHAVVSALHRRNELAERTLALLPLGTGNDFARGNDIPLDIEEAARLVLSGEPRPVDLVVDEVGEVVVNSVHVGAGAQASRRGARWKERLGSVGVKGVNLGKLGYPVGAALAAFRPPYVRLHVEVDGRSVVGFDQPVLMVAVGNGSSVGGGTDLVPDADTEDRRLDVMISRSVGPVARFGYVAGLVRGRHPERDDVISLRGTEVSVSGEEFWCAADGEIYGPERRRTWRLEPAAYTMVLPRRRSS; this is encoded by the coding sequence ATGGAACCCCTGCTCGTCATCAAGAACAGCGACGCGGGCACCGCCGACGAGGAGACGCTCGAGCGGGGCCTGGCGGTCCTGCGCGCCCGCACCTCCGTCGAGGTGGCCGGCACGTCGAACCCCGGCGAGCTCAACGGCGTCCTGCACCGGGCGGGCTCGCGACGCATCGTCGTCGCGGGCGGCGACGGCAGCCTGCACGCGGTCGTCTCGGCGCTGCACCGGCGCAACGAGCTCGCGGAGCGCACGCTCGCGCTGCTCCCGCTGGGCACCGGCAACGACTTCGCCCGCGGCAACGACATCCCCCTCGACATCGAGGAGGCCGCACGCCTGGTGCTCTCGGGCGAGCCGCGCCCGGTCGACCTGGTCGTCGACGAGGTGGGCGAGGTCGTGGTCAACAGCGTCCACGTCGGCGCCGGGGCGCAGGCCAGCCGGCGCGGCGCGCGCTGGAAGGAGCGCCTGGGCTCGGTCGGCGTCAAGGGGGTCAACCTCGGCAAGCTCGGGTACCCGGTCGGCGCCGCGCTCGCGGCGTTCCGGCCGCCCTACGTGCGCCTGCACGTCGAGGTCGACGGGCGCAGCGTGGTCGGGTTCGACCAGCCGGTGCTGATGGTGGCGGTCGGCAACGGCTCCAGCGTGGGCGGCGGCACCGACCTGGTGCCCGACGCCGACACCGAGGACCGTCGCCTCGACGTGATGATCTCGCGCTCCGTCGGCCCCGTGGCCCGCTTCGGGTACGTCGCCGGGCTGGTGCGCGGGCGCCACCCCGAGCGCGACGACGTGATCTCGCTGCGCGGCACCGAGGTCTCGGTCTCGGGCGAGGAGTTCTGGTGCGCGGCCGACGGGGAGATCTACGGCCCCGAGCGGCGACGCACCTGGCGCCTGGAGCCGGCGGCGTACACGATGGTGCTGCCCCGGCGCCGCTCCTCCTGA